The following are from one region of the Populus trichocarpa isolate Nisqually-1 chromosome 8, P.trichocarpa_v4.1, whole genome shotgun sequence genome:
- the LOC7462135 gene encoding uncharacterized protein LOC7462135, translated as MCSFKAKVTTGVDITPAVARINGRPVLQPTCNLVSTLERRNSLKKTAPKSSPPPPPPPPTFSNKTNKASPPLSPMSKSPRLPAIKRGSDANSLNSSSEKVVIPRNTTKTPTLERKKSKSFKESSVGRGVHSSFIEASLSYSSSLIVEAPGSIAAVRREQMALQHAQRKMRIAHYGRSKSARFEDQVVPNDSSISMATKTDQEEEKRCSFITANSDPIYVAYHDEEWGVPVHDDKMLFELLVLSGAQVGSDWTSILKKRQDFRDAFSGFDAEIVANISEKQIMSISAEYGIDMSRVRGVVDNSNRILEIKKEFGSFDRYIWTFVNNKPISTSYKFGHKIPVKTSKSETISKDMVRRGFRFVGPTMVHSFMQAAGLTNDHLITCHRHLPCTLMAAARRPTEAQAQ; from the exons ATGTGCAGCTTTAAGGCTAAGGTGACCACAGGAGTTGATATAACACCGGCAGTGGCTAGAATCAATGGCCGGCCGGTCCTTCAACCTACGTGCAATTTAGTTTCTACGCTTGAAAGGCGTAATTCTCTAAAGAAAACAGCACCAAagtcttctcctcctcctccaccaccaccaccaacttTTTCTAATAAAACCAACAAGGCCTCGCCTCCTTTATCTCCAATGTCGAAGTCTCCTAGATTACCAGCTATTAAGAGAGGAAGTGATGCTAATAGCTTGAATTCAAGTTCTGAGAAGGTCGTGATCCCAAGAAACACTACGAAGACACCGACTTTAGAGAGAAAGAAGTCGAAAAGTTTCAAGGAAAGTAGCGTTGGGAGGGGAGTGCATTCTTCTTTTATTGAGGCATCATTGAGTTATTCTTCCTCTTTGATTGTTGAGGCACCAGGAAGCATTGCCGCGGTCAGGAGAGAACAAATGGCTCTCCAACATGCACAAAGAAAGATGAGAATTGCTCATTATGGAAGATCAAAGTCTGCCAGGTTTGAAGATCAAGTTGTTCCTAATGATTCTTCAATCAGTATGGCAACAAAGACTGatcaggaagaagaaaagagatgcAGTTTTATCACAGCAAATTCag ATCCCATCTATGTTGCTTACCATGATGAAGAATGGGGAGTTCCAGTCCATGATGACAA GATGTTATTTGAATTACTAGTTCTAAGTGGTGCTCAGGTTGGTTCGGATTGGACTTCAATCTTGAAGAAACGCCAAGACTTCag AGATGCATTTTCAGGATTCGATGCAGAAATTGTGGCCAACATTTCTGAAAAACAGATAATGTCAATCAGTGCAGAATATGGAATTGATATGAGCCGAGTTCGAGGTGTTGTGGACAACTCTAACAGGATTCTTGAG ATCAAAAAGGAGTTCGGGTCATTTGACAGATACATATGGACATTTGTCAATAACAAGCCTATCTCCACCTCGTACAAATTTGGACACAAGATTCCAGTGAAGACATCAAAATCAGAGACTATAAGCAAAGACATGGTTAGGAGGGGGTTCAGGTTTGTTGGTCCGACCATGGTTCACTCGTTCATGCAAGCAGCAGGGTTAACCAATGACCACTTGATCACTTGCCACAGGCACCTTCCATGCACCTTAATGGCAGCCGCCCGCAGGCCTACCGAGGCACAAGCTCAATAG